In Colletotrichum destructivum chromosome 8, complete sequence, the following proteins share a genomic window:
- a CDS encoding Putative RNase P subunit p30, polymerase/histidinol phosphatase produces the protein MLYDLNIPWSPTTASADLSRTISFASSLGYNVLALNHTIAPPIPSQITNPLPKFDSSPTAAPATPGIASPQQPQMQQKKQPTILHRVTVLLSDPSQNYRLPALAAAYDILAVRPTTEKAFQAACLSMAEPSLISLDLTQHFPFHFRPKPLMAAVARGVRFEVCYAQVLTAPDTRARAVFVSNLASLVRATKGRGIVASSEARSPLGLRAPNDVVNLLAVWGLGSERGTEALGVNPRGVVVNEGIKRSGFRGVVDVLEVGGRENDVKQQQQQRQQGKKNGGKGKGTKDVKQGEGEDKGNGQKRKTPDESGDGAQQTISKRQAKKLRVALKEKEKEAT, from the coding sequence ATGCTCTACGACCTCAATATCCCGTGGTCCCCGACCACGGCGTCTGCCGACCTCTCCCGCACGATATCCTTCGCCTCTTCGCTGGGCTATAACGTTCTCGCCCTGAACCATACAATAGCGCCGCCGATTCCGTCCCAGATTACGAACCCGCTACCAAAGTTCGACTCGTCTCCAACAGCCGCTCCTGCCACGCCTGGCATCGCCTCtccgcagcagccgcagatgcagcagaagaagcagccgaCTATTCTCCACCGCGTGACGGTTCTCCTCTCCGACCCCTCCCAGAACTACCGcctccccgccctcgccgccgcctacgacatcctcgccgtGCGCCCCACCACAGAGAAGGCCTTCCAGGCCGCCTGCCTCTCCATGGCCGAGCCCTCCCTCATCTCCCTCGACCTAACGCAGCACTTCCCCTTCCACTTCCGCCCGAAGCCGctcatggccgccgtcgcccgcggcGTCCGGTTCGAGGTGTGCTATGCCCAGGTCCTGACCGCCCCGGACACCCGCGCCAGGGCCGTCTTTGTCTCCAACCTCGCCTCCTTGGTGCGCGCGACAAAGGGAAGGGGCATCGTCGCGAGCTCCGAGGCGCGCTCCCCGCTGGGCCTGCGCGCCCCGAACGACGTCGTgaacctcctcgccgtctggGGTCTTGGCAGCGAGAGGGGCACGGAGGCGCTAGGGGTGAACCCGCGCGGGGTCGTCGTGAACGAGGGGATCAAGAGGAGCGGCTTCCGCGGGGTCGTGGACGTGCTTGAAGTCGGCGGGCGCGAGAACGAcgtcaagcagcagcagcagcagcggcagcaggggaagaagaacggcggcaagggtaAGGGGACCAAGGACGTGAAGcaaggcgaaggcgaggacAAGGGCAACGGGCAGAAACGCAAGACGCCGGACGAGTCGGGCGACGGTGCGCAGCAGACGATAAGCAAGAGACAGGCTAAGAAGTTGAGGGTAgcgttgaaggagaaggagaaggaggcgacATAG
- a CDS encoding Putative P-type ATPase, heavy metal-associated domain, HMA, P-type ATPase, A domain superfamily, whose amino-acid sequence MAPPAIRVPARNEGGGPTATLATPTATQWATTTLKVGGMTCGACTSAVESGFRGVDGVGSVSVSLVMERAVVMHNPEVVSAEKIADIIEDRGFDAEVLSTDLPSPMFPTSQDLFDAEEGAGFMTTTIAVEGMTCGACTSAVEGGFKDVPGVKTFSISLLSERAVVEHDPSLLTAEQIAEIIEDRGFGAEIVDSECAQQEKPRASSNPTSSIATTTVAIEGMTCGACTSAVEGGFKEVDGVVRFNISLLAERAVITHDTTKLPADKIAEIIEDRGFGAEILSTAFEASTQGSGVSSTAQFKIYGNPDATTAMALEAKLLTIPGINSAKLSLATSRLTVAHQPSLIGLRGIVEAVEAEGLNALVSDNDDNNAQLESLAKTREINEWRRAFRLSLSFAIPVLFISMILPMCFPSLDFGSWRLLPGIYLGDVICLVLTIPVQFGIGRRFYISGWKSIKHGSPTMDVLVILGTSCAFFFSIMAMLVSFFFPPHNRPATIFDTSTMLITFVTLGRFLENRAKGQTSRALSRLMSLAPSMATIYADPIAAEKAAEGWESSTLSGEAKTPSRDGNAAEEKVIPTELLQVGDVVILRPGDKIPADGMMVRGETYVDESMVTGEAMPVQKKKGSYLIGGTVNGHGRVDFRVTRAGRDTQLSQIVKLVQDAQTTRAPIQRLADTLAGYFVPAILILGFLTFLVWMVLSHALKNPPKIFTQEASGGKIMVCVKLCISVIVFACPCALGLATPTAVMVGTGIGAENGILVKGGAALETTTRITQIVLDKTGTITYGKMSVAKMSLVPAWQDSEWRRQLWWHIVGLAEMGSEHPVGRAVLSAAKVELGIEEEATIEGSVGEFKAVVGKGINALVEPATGNERTRYRVLLGHVRFLRENNVDVPAEAVEASEQLNAEANSSSKNTSTGTTNIFVAVDGQYTGHLCLSDTIKEGAAAAIAVLHRLKIKTAIVTGDQRSTAVAVAAAVGISPDNVFAGVSPDQKQAIIQQLQDQGEVVGMVGDGINDSPALATADVGIAMASGTDVAMEAADVVLMRPTDLMDIPAALHLARSIFNRIKLNLAWACLYNAIGLPFAMGVFLPFGFHLHPMAAGAAMACSSVSVVVSSLLLKFWTRPSYMVDPSTRTKSRGFGILSRVKSVIRRLRGKRTQDQGYVPLANMADRDE is encoded by the exons ATGGCTCCTCCAGCCATCAGAGTACCCGCGAGaaacgagggcggcgggccgACCGCCACCCTCGCTACTCCCACCGCAACCCagtgggcgacgacgaccctCAAAGTCGGAGGCATGAC ATGTGGTGCATGTACTTCCGCAGTCGAGTCGGGCTTTCGCGGTGTAGACGGGGTGGGGAGCGTCTCCGTCAGTCTGGTCATGGAGCGCGCTGTCGTCATGCATAACCCCGAAGTCGTCTCTGCTGAGAAGATTGCCGACATTATCGAAGACCGAGGCTTCGATGCCGAGGTCTTGTCCACCGATCTGCCCTCGCCCATGTTCCCAACAAGCCAGGACCTGTTTGACGCAGAGGAGGGTGCCGGATTTATGACAACAACCATTGCAGTTGAAGGAATGACATGCGGCGCATGCACATCTGCTGTGGAAGGAGGCTTCAAAGACGTACCGGGTGTAAAGACCTTCAGCATTTCCCTACTGTCTGAAAGGGCCGTTGTGGAGCATGACCCGTCACTGCTCACAGCCGAACAGATCGCGGAAATCATTGAGGACCGAGGCTTTGGCGCCGAGATCGTGGATAGCGAATGCGCACAGCAGGAGAAGCCCAGAGCCAGCAGCAACCCCACGAGCTCCATCGCCACCACAACAGTCGCCATTGAGGGCATGACATGCGGCGCCTGTACCTCGGCCGTTGAGGGAGGCTTTAaggaggttgatggtgttgtcCGTTTCAACATCAGTTTACTGGCTGAGCGCGCTGTCATCACTCACGACACGACGAAGCTCCCCGCGGACAAGATTGCCGAGATTATTGAGGACAGGGGTTTTGGCGCAGAGATTCTATCGACTGCGTTCGAAGCGTCTACACAGGGCAGTGGTGTCTCCTCTACCGCGCAGTTCAAGATTTACGGAAACCCGGACGCCACCACAGCCATGGCTCTGGAAGCAAAGCTTCTGACCATTCCCGGCATCAACTCCGCTAAACTCAGTTTGGCCACCTCCAGATTGACCGTTGCCCACCAGCCCAGCCTCATTGGCCTGCGAGGGATCGTCGAGGCTGTCGAGGCAGAGGGTCTCAACGCATTGGTgtccgacaacgacgacaacaacgcTCAGCTTGAGTCACTCGCCAAGACCCGCGAAATCAACGAGTGGCGGAGAGCGTTCAGACTGTCCCTGTCCTTCGCTATTCCCGTCTTGTTCATCAGCATGATTTTGCCCATGTGCTTCCCGAGCTTAGACTTTGGCAGCTGGCGCCTGCTTCCCGGCATTTATCTTGGCGACGTCATCTGCCTGGTTCTCACGATACCCGTCCAATTCGGCATTGGAAGACGGTTCTACATTTCGGGTTGGAAATCTATCAAGCACGGGTCGCCCACCATGGAtgtcctcgtcatcctcggcaCTTCGtgtgccttcttcttcagcatcatggccatgctggtgtccttcttcttcccgccCCACAACAGGCCCGCCACTATCTTCGACACCAGCACCATGCTCATTACTTTCGTCACCCTGGGCAGATTCTTGGAGAACCGCGCCAAGGGTCAGACTTCCAGGGCTCTCTCACGTCTCATGTCCCTTGCCCCGTCCATGGCCACCATCTACGCGGACCCCATTGCCGCCGAAAAGGCTGCTGAGGGTTGGGAGAGCTCGACCCTGTccggcgaggccaagaccCCCAGCCGCGACGGAAACGCAGCAGAGGAGAAGGTCATCCCCACCGAGCTTCTCCAAGTGGGAGATGTTGTCATTCTCCGCCCTGGAGACAAGATTCCGGCCGACGGTATGATGGTCCGTGGCGAAACCTACGTGGACGAGAGTATGGTGACTGGCGAAGCCATGCCCgtccagaagaagaagggaagctatctcatcggcggcaccgtcaacGGCCACGGGCGTGTCGACTTCCGCGTCACCAGAGCTGGCCGCGACACCCAACTCAGTCAGATTGTCAAGCTCGTTCAGGACGCCCAGACAACGCGAGCCCCTATTCAGCGCCTTGCTGACACGCTCGCCGGCTACTTCGTACCCGCGATTCTCATTCTCGGTTTCCTAACTTTCCTCGTCTGGATGGTCCTCAGCCACGCACTCAAGAACCCGCCTAAGATCTTTACTCAGGAAGCTAGCGGCGGTAAGATCATGGTGTGCGTCAAGCTGTGCATCTCGGTCATTGTCTTCGCCTGCCCTTGCGCTCTAGGTCTGGCAACCCCCACCGCCGTCATGGTGGGCACTGGTATCGGCGCTGAGAATGGAATCTTGGTCAAGGGTGGAGCTGCTCTGGAGACGACCACCAGAATCACCCAGATTGTCCTCGACAAGACCGGCACCATTACGTACGGCAAGATGAGCGTGGCCAAGATGAGCCTCGTCCCAGCCTGGCAGGACAGTGAGTGGCGTCGCCAGCTGTGGTGGCACATCGTCGGTCTTGCCGAGATGGGAAGCGAGCACCCGGTGGGCAGAGCCGTGCTCAGTGCCGCCAAAGTGGAGCTTGGCATCGAAGAAGAGGCCACCATCGAGGGCAGCGTCGGTGAGTTtaaggccgtcgtcggtaAAGGTATCAATGCTCTCGTTGAGCCCGCCACGGGTAACGAGCGCACCCGCTACCgcgtcctccttggccacGTTCGCTTCCTGCGTGAGAATAATGTCGACGTCCCCGCCGAAGCGGTCGAGGCTTCTGAGCAGCTCAATGCCGAGGCCAATTCCAGCTCGAAGAATACCTCGACAGGCACCACCAATATAttcgtcgccgttgacggccaATACACCGGCCACCTCTGCCTCTCTGATACTATCAaggagggcgccgccgcggctATTGCCGTTCTTCACCGCTTGAAGATCAAGACAGCCATCGTCACTGGTGACCAACGCTCTACCGCGGTTGCCGTGgcagccgccgtcggcatctcGCCTGACAacgtcttcgccggcgtctCGCCCGACCAGAAGCAGGCCATCATTCAACAGCTCCAGGACCAGGGCGAGGTTGTCGGCATGGTGGGCGACGGCATCAACGACTCGCCTGCTCTCGCGACAGCTGACGTCGGTATCGCGATGGCCAGTGGCACGGATGTCGCCATGGAGGCGGCCGACGTTGTTCTCATGCGTCCTACCGATCTCATGGACATCCCCGCTGCCCTCCATCTCGCCCGCTCCATCTTCAACCGCATTAAGCTCAATCTCGCCTGGGCCTGCCTGTACAACGCCATCGGCCTGCCCTTCGCCATGGGCGTTTTCCTCCCCTTCGGCTTTCATCTTCACCCCATggctgccggcgccgccatggcctgcagcagcgtcagcgtcgtcgtcagtAGTCTTCTGCTCAAGTTCTGGACCCGCCCGAGCTATATGGTCGACCCCTCGACCCGTACCAAGAGCCGTGGCTTTGGCATCCTTAGTAGGGTCAAGTCCGTCATCCGTAGGCTCCGGGGCAAGCGGACACAGGATCAGGGCTACGTCCCGCTCGCCAACATGGCGGATCGGGACGAGTAA
- a CDS encoding Putative proteasome component (PCI) domain-containing protein — MEQTKALNALEPFLALSKSATSSRAAADLVTRATSNPNTFLFTELLETPQIQALSQSPDFLPHLRLLEIFSHGTYTAYLASGQQLPQLNDAQTLKLRQLSLLTLARDRSNLTYAALQSALDLPSARALEDLVISAIYAGLVDATLDPHRQAVQVNSLAALRDLAPGAVPPMIRALHAWSSRCESTLEELESQIADIREAAARRQDDKAEQDARLAKLVDEVRKDPEAGAGRKLAVGHGGGGERGTSFLGHTSRAQRYNKRGSTSMMDNTEELDDEAMDVDEEDPEQEKKRASRRKL, encoded by the exons ATGGAGCAAACGAAAGCTCTTAACGCTCTCGAG CCCTTCCTGGCCTTGAGCAAGTCGGCGACATCCTCGCGTGCCGcggccgacctcgtcacTCGCGCGACCTCGAACCCCAATACCTTCCTCTTCACAGAGCTCCTTGAGACCCCCCAGATCCAAGCCCTCTCTCAGTCCCCAGACTTCCTTCCCCACCTCCGCCTTCTCGAGATCTTCTCCCACGGCACCTACACCGCCTACCTGGCTTCAGGTCAGCAGCTGCCTCAGCTCAACGACGCCCAGACACTCAAGCTCCGCCAACTCTCCCTCCTAACCCTTGCCCGCGACCGATCGAACCTGACCTACGCTGCCCTCCAgtccgccctcgacctcccTTCGgcccgcgccctcgaggacctcgtcatctcggccatctACGCCGGCCTGGTCGACGCCACCCTCGACCCCCACCGCCAGGCCGTCCAGGTCAACtctctcgccgccctgcgcgACCTCGCCCCTGGCGCCGTCCCCCCCATGATCCGCGCCCTACACGCCTGGTCTTCTCGCTGCGAGTCCACCCTTGAGGAGCTCGAATCTCAGATCGCCGACATccgcgaagccgccgcccgtcgccaggacgacaaggccgagCAGGACGCTCGCCTAGCCAAGCTGGTCGACGAAGTGCGGAAGGACCCCGAGGCCGGTGCGGGAAGGAAGCTCGCTGTCGGccacggcggtggcggcgaacGCGGTACCAGCTTCCTGGGACACACGTCGAGGGCGCAGCGGTACAACAAGCGAGGCAGCACGAGCATGATGGACAACACAGAGGAGCTGGATGATGAGGCCATGGatgtggacgaggaggatcccgaacaggagaagaagcgcgccaGCCGGCGGAAGCTCTAG